The stretch of DNA ATGTCCCAGGTGGGTTTTCAAAAGATCCTGACGCTGACGTATGTGGATAAGTTCATAGATGATGTCCAGCTTCACTTCAGAGATCGATACAAGAATGAGCTGGAGCAGAGAGGCCCCCTAAAGTTTCTGCTCAGTAATTTTGAATTTGGAGAGGACTTCCACAATCTTCTGAGGTGGGCTAGACCTTTTTCCTGGGTGGATAAATATGAATGGCTGTcagaattttaaaacaaatttttgtCTGCAAAACTAATTTCACACACTtaagagatatatatatatatatatatctcttatgtgtatatatgtatatatgtgtatatgtatgctaataataaataaggaatgtttcttgagcaccaaatcagcatattaaaatgatttctgaaggatcatgtgacactgaagactggagtaatgatgctgaaaattcagctttaccatcgaaggaataaattacattttaaaatatattcaaataaatacagtaaaaataactgttttctttcatcaaataaattcagccttggcgaacagaagagacttcagaaatattaaaatatcttaccgtccccaaacttttgaatgttagcGTATGCATATAGTTCCTGCAGGTACATTATTATGGCTCCCAAAGCTTGTGTTgcccaaattattatgcaagatTTTTagtttgcaagaaaaaaatgtaaaaacaattgataatttaaataaaagattacaATTTTTGCAGGGAGGCGGAGGACAGCAGCAAAGCCAAGGCCCCCGTCTCTATGAGGACTTTCGACATGTCCCAGAAATCCCAAAAAACTGTGAAGTCTATGATTGAGACAAAGGATGGAGACAAAAACAAGGAGCAAGGAGGCAAGAAAAGTAAAAATGCCAAAAAGGAAGGTGAGAACTGTGAGAGAAGAGTCAATTGGGAGTAAGTGGCGCTTTCAGTGCTTTTAAGTTTGTCAGTGTGACCGTTCTTTCTTTTTCACCTATTCTCAGGTGTCTCAGGAGGAGATCAGACTAAAGCTGTTTCACAGACTGCCTCAAAAAAGGCTGTGGAGAATGGAAGCGATGGTCTGACCGCAGAGGAGATTATTGAGAGGAACCGTGCCAAGTTCATCAGCAAGCAGTTGGGTGGCGGAAAACCAGAGAAGACCAGGTAGGAGACATTATGAACTGTGTGAAAATGCCTCTTTCATGTAGTTTAGTTCTAGACTACATTATTCCATCTGATTACTTTGACAACAGGAGGTTATAATAAAATATCCTGTTTAAAGTTacgtttttattgttttgtattgCACAGTAAGTCCCCTAAACCCCCGAAGCAAAAGTTGAAGGCAAACCGGGTGTGGGATATGGGCGGGAGGAACACTGGAGAGCTGGACTACAGTGGAACCAATGGCAACTCCAGTGATGCACAGAACCAAGACTATGAGGCCTCAGCTGAACCGGTGAGCAGTCCAGCTTTAATgcccgggtatacttcattttccgtGTTCCGCTCCATTGTGTCCACGCagctttcaaagtatactcagCTGCGGATGAGCACGGATGGACGTGTTTGACACATGCACAGAACACTTACTTTTCTATACTCTACCAGACCTATCCTCTACCAGCACTGAGTCGTGTCATTGACAGGACATTTGCTCAGAAGGATAGAAAAAGAATAGTAGCAGATCCGCCATTGCATGCAAAGTCATGGGCTGCCAAAAGTTTAATTTACAGGGTTGTTTGATACTTGAATTAATTGCGGATGAAATTGTTTGTGTTCCTCTCAGCTGATCCAGGTGGATTCAATGAAAGGTGACCTGCGAGGTGTGGATTATGAGTCTTCAGACGACGAGGATGAAGAAGTGGAGGAAGAGGAGCGAGTTGTGGTGACGCAAACTAACAAGAAAGGGTAACATTTTAAAGTCTCTATTATTCTGTCCTTTCAACACTGCCTCACAGCATTGAATTTCTTCATGCGAACTTGCTGCTGCTGATTGTGTCTTCGTTTGAATCCTTAGATAGGGAGATGCCAcattctctgtttttttttctctgcagaGCTAAAAAGGGTGGTTTTGGGGGAATGTTTGGGATGCTGAAAGGCCTGGTGGGATCGAAGAATCTGACTCAGGAGGACATGGAGCCAGTTCTGGACAAGATGAGGGACCACCTCATTGGTATGACGTCGCTCTTGCTCCGTGGCACCTCATTCAATACACcttgttttttttcaatttgtttttaattaaattgttacAGGGTTCTTAGCTGTGCTAGAGAATCTGTGTAAAAGTTTAtagaaaaacagtgtaaattttttttttttttttttaaattgactaaattaaaaaaagaaatatatataaattaataaaaaaataatatatctaAAAGTAAAGGTAGaataaaagttgaaaatgtagaaaaaaaattgtaataaaaatacgATAAttagagtaaaataaataaataaattttaataaaaaattggtAATATACATCTTACAGTATTATAGGtagaaaaagaataataaaaagatttaaattaataaattgattaaattaatagtaattgatataaataaataatttaaaagtacACTATATAACTTTTTGGCGCTCTAGCtgttaataaacagaactgcatgcgtcttgtagccggagctacttTATTAGCATAatagaaacaaaatattttccatgtaatattttacacatttaatgttaatgtttcaCAGTGTAAATTGGGTCTTAATTCATGAAAATTTAAATTTGAAGATGGGGTCCCTCGCTTGAGgatcatatttgggggtccATGGTAtctaaaagtttgaaaacccccgAGCTAGATATTGCTCTGGAGTAAAATGAAACTTGCTCACGAGGAGCAATGTTGTTTGTTTCATGAGTGAAATGATGCTTGAAGTATCCAGTAATCACAGATATCTAGAAACTGATACACTGTGCATGGCAGcctatggtaacactttatttgtcCTTGTTACGTGTTGCAtgaataataacagtaaattatgcataattacatgcaagtaaccctaaaccaaaccctaactctTAAGCAAGTACATGTTGTCACTTAAATTACTCAGTACTTCTGTATAATTACTTTGTAACAAGGTCACCTTAAAATGAAGTATAACCCAGCCCAAATTATAACTGGATCAAGCTGGCTGCAATTTGAattttgtctctctttttttttctagccAAGAATGTAGCAGCTGAAATAGCTTCCCAGCTCTGTGAGTCTGTGGCCAAGAAACTAGAAGGCAAAGTCATGGGCACTTTCACCAGTAAGTACAGCACACACACCTGCTGAACAGCCCGTCCAAACAAGAGCCTTCCCACAGACATGTGCATGTTCTCACGCCAGTACATCAAGTGCTTGTCTTCTCCCCTGCTTTCTGGCCTTCCTGGATTATTTTGCTCTTCTAAATCGTTCTCTGGCTTTCTTCTGTCCAGCTGTGGCCTCTACGGTAAAGCAGGCTCTGCAGGACTCTCTGGTGCAGATCTTGCAGCCCAAGCGCCGTGTGGACATCTTGAGGGACGTGCTGGATGCTCGTTCTCAGCGCAAACCCTTCGTCATCACCTTCTGTGGGGTCAATGGCGTCGGCAAGTCCACCAACCTCGCCaaggtttgtttaaaaaaaaaaaaaaagtgtgcttaTAGAACTTATAAAATACCTGGAAAGTCAGCTTTTGTTGAAAAGTgcttaaaatttaaaagaaatatgtaTGCGGTTTGCATGCACGAGAAACAAATACACTTGTCGAAAGTTCAgaataattaagttttttttttttctcttctgctcaccaaggctgcatttatttgaataaaaatacagtaaaaacagtaatattgtgatatataattgcaatttaaaagaacatatttctatttgaatacattttaaaatgtaatttattcctgtgatcaaagctggtGTTTGGTGGGCGTTCTGTCGCAATATGGCTGCcatcgcatcatccaggtggatgctgcacattgatggttgttgaggagattccccaccttccatatgtaaaagcgctttgagtgccgagaaaagcgctatataaatgtaacaaattattattattattactattattaaagctgaattttcagcatcattactccagtcttcagtgtcacatgatccttcagaaatcattctaatatgccgatttgctgctctattattattattattattattattattattattattattattattattggtgttTAGAGATGCATTGATACCAGTTTCATTATTGGGCTGATGCTGCGCTCGGGTACAATGAGATTACAGTATTCTACTCAACCTTCAATGATTGAACATTTAGAAGTGTAAAAGcttcaacaaggtactttcaacagaccataaaaaaagtgattctttccacagcaataacggacaggttaaatatcactgtagtaatatatatctgtattatgtaacataCATTGCCttaatcaaaattattcattgacttcagcattgcgtgacactatttcaaagtgatttctgtcattttgaaagataataaattgtatttacctgtgaaaacaaacctggaaagagacgtgaggatttgaggagaaaaacaagagattctttgtgcattccaatgaattattaatgggatatatcgtataTTAATtagggagaacagaccacaaatgtgcagtatatgttgtacAGTGGTACAGTAATCACATGACGTTTTCAAGAAGTTTTCTGTGCGCAAACATCTGAAGCGCGCACCCAGAAAGCTGCTTCTCAGACAGCGCACAAATAGCCTATTAAATcaagttctctttcatgtcttcttgcacttgaacagacaaaattatatcaaaatgcCTGTATAGGCAAATGTCCTTGTGAAAcgtagtcggttatgtcttaagtgaacataaacagaaagaaaacgcatgtgtaacagtatgttGGAtacgtgcagctcttaaagtgacagcagcctaatattcagTATATTCCAgtaaacaaaagacaaggagaaaatcattcactgctcttgactggtCAAGCCCTGCTGGGGCTGCTCTA from Ctenopharyngodon idella isolate HZGC_01 chromosome 18, HZGC01, whole genome shotgun sequence encodes:
- the srpra gene encoding signal recognition particle receptor subunit alpha; its protein translation is MLDFFAIFSKGGIVLWCFQGAGVTESFTGPVNALIRSVILQERSGNNSFTHNALSLKYKLDNEFELVFVVGFQKILTLTYVDKFIDDVQLHFRDRYKNELEQRGPLKFLLSNFEFGEDFHNLLREAEDSSKAKAPVSMRTFDMSQKSQKTVKSMIETKDGDKNKEQGGKKSKNAKKEGVSGGDQTKAVSQTASKKAVENGSDGLTAEEIIERNRAKFISKQLGGGKPEKTSKSPKPPKQKLKANRVWDMGGRNTGELDYSGTNGNSSDAQNQDYEASAEPLIQVDSMKGDLRGVDYESSDDEDEEVEEEERVVVTQTNKKGAKKGGFGGMFGMLKGLVGSKNLTQEDMEPVLDKMRDHLIAKNVAAEIASQLCESVAKKLEGKVMGTFTTVASTVKQALQDSLVQILQPKRRVDILRDVLDARSQRKPFVITFCGVNGVGKSTNLAKISYWLIENGFTVLIAACDTFRAGAVEQLRTHQRRLNSLHPPEKHGGRPAVQLFEKGYGKDAAGIAMEAIAYARNQGFEVVLIDTAGRMQDNAPLMTALAKLIAVNTPDLVLFVGEALVGNEAVDQLVKFNQALADHSKTDKPRLIDGIVLTKFDTIDDKVGAAISMTYITGQPIVFVGTGQTYSDLRSLNARAVVSALMKA